A stretch of Argiope bruennichi chromosome 10, qqArgBrue1.1, whole genome shotgun sequence DNA encodes these proteins:
- the LOC129988822 gene encoding high affinity copper uptake protein 1-like, translating into MGDHSHHHHHMDHSHHMMENTTTSTESVLGTIPTATAATILQAVMTTMMSHDAHHLHRSPVESQHAGHNFHSDQMAADSSGADVHATHLSGGGDHMAMYFHFGVDSVILFKEWTTSSTESIIGSVIGIFILAMIYEGIKFFREYLFKKYFTSLEYSSVSVLGDDGKPVTEVHKVARNRMLSWPHMIQTFLHVVQMILSYFLMLIFMTFNVWLCLGVILGSGVGYFLFGWRKATVVDITEHCH; encoded by the exons ATGGGTGACCATTCACATCATCACCATCATATGGACCATTCACATCATATGATGGAAAACACGACCACCTCCACCGAATCTGTACTGGGCACCATCCCTACCGCAACAGCAGCTACTATCCTACAAGCAGTAATGACCACTATGATGTCACATGACGCACACCACCTTCACCGGTCGCCTGTGGAATCTCAGCATGCTGGACACAACTTTCATTCGGATCAGATGGCGGCAGATTCTTCTGGGGCTGATGTCCATGCTACACATTTAAGCGGTGGTGGAGATCATATGGCG ATGTATTTCCACTTTGGAGTTGactcagttattttatttaaggaatggACTACTTCATCTACAGaaa gtaTAATTGGCTCTGtaattggtatttttattttggcAATGATTTATGAAGGCATCAAATTCTTCAGGGAAtatctcttcaaaaaatattttacctcttTGGAGTATTCTTCTGTATCAGTATTAGGTGATGATGGAAAGCCAGTGACTGAAGTTCATAAAGTTGCAAG AAATCGTATGCTGAGCTGGCCACATATGATACAGACGTTCCTGCATGTTGTACAGATGATACTCAGTTACTTTCTGATGCTGATATTTATGACTTTTAATGTCTGGTTGTGTCTCGGTGTCATACTTGGGTCAGGTGTAGGATATTTCCTATTTGGTTGGAGGAAGGCGACTGTGGTTGACATAACAGAGCACtgtcattaa